The proteins below are encoded in one region of Armatimonadota bacterium:
- a CDS encoding DUF3466 family protein translates to MKAQHALILFILLLLLCATSASALQYSIVDLGEIRPRDINDAGIIAGFDMFGLATWDYRTMQRTAIHDGFAGYHARINEQNHVVASEGVWTPGFHAVSGGVGINDLSQVVGATDGYEQAFLWGNGTTTYLPSLTGGRWNFAVDISNSGLIVGGSEHAAVTWQNGTITPLPVPEGVLASSAIAVSDNGIIAGFGNRLYPHEEHMLVWIDGIVHDAEASIGSGLSSPTRATDVNNSGAVVGSTPLEDLDAVTDARIWMVSTGLLSLNTLIPQGIGWSLNEAHAINNHGQIVGTGIIDNHRHGFLLNPVPEPSSVLALGSGLLALGGLIRRRRR, encoded by the coding sequence GTGAAAGCTCAACACGCACTCATCCTATTCATTCTCCTCCTCTTGCTCTGCGCCACGTCCGCGTCCGCTCTGCAGTACAGCATCGTGGATCTGGGAGAGATCAGGCCGCGGGACATCAACGACGCCGGGATCATCGCCGGATTCGATATGTTCGGACTCGCCACCTGGGATTACCGTACGATGCAGCGAACCGCCATACACGATGGCTTCGCGGGGTACCACGCGCGCATCAACGAGCAGAATCATGTCGTCGCCTCCGAGGGCGTCTGGACTCCCGGATTCCATGCGGTCAGCGGCGGAGTGGGCATCAACGATCTGAGCCAAGTCGTTGGCGCCACAGACGGCTATGAACAAGCCTTTCTCTGGGGAAATGGAACCACAACCTATCTACCCAGCCTGACGGGAGGACGGTGGAACTTCGCCGTTGACATCAGCAACTCAGGCCTGATCGTTGGCGGATCGGAGCACGCGGCCGTAACGTGGCAGAATGGGACTATCACTCCCCTGCCGGTGCCTGAAGGAGTGCTTGCGTCGAGCGCCATCGCTGTCAGCGACAATGGCATCATCGCGGGTTTCGGCAACCGTCTGTACCCCCACGAGGAACACATGTTGGTCTGGATAGACGGAATCGTTCATGATGCGGAAGCCTCGATCGGCAGCGGACTGAGTTCGCCTACTCGCGCCACGGATGTCAACAACAGCGGCGCGGTCGTCGGCTCGACCCCTCTCGAGGATCTAGACGCGGTGACGGATGCCCGGATTTGGATGGTGTCCACCGGCCTGTTAAGCCTGAACACGCTCATTCCCCAGGGCATCGGCTGGAGTCTGAACGAAGCTCATGCCATAAACAACCATGGACAGATCGTCGGGACAGGAATAATCGACAACCATCGGCACGGCTTCTTGCTCAACCCGGTCCCGGAGCCGTCGAGTGTCCTTGCGCTGGGGAGCGGGCTGCTCGCGCTGGGCGGGCTCATCCGACGGCGGCGGCGGTAG
- the glnA gene encoding type I glutamate--ammonia ligase, with amino-acid sequence MKDKEYILKTARDNKVRFIRMWFTDVLGFLKSFAITAGELEKALDEGMGFDGSSIQGFARIDESDMIAMPDVSTFQLLPWRSKGEAAVARIFCDVVQPNGDPYEGDPRYVLKRILKTAAEMGYTYYVGPELEYFYFKSSKGEPEGLDEGGYFDLTPMDLASDLRRDTVMMLEDMGIEVEYSHHEVAPSQHEIDLRYTDALTMADNAMTYRLVVKEVALKYGYYATFMPKPVFGENGSGMHVHQSLFEGTRNAFFDKKDKYHLSKVGKHYIAGLLKHAPEITLVTNQWVNSYKRLVPGYEAPVYVSWALRNRSDLIRVPEYKPGKETATRIEYRSPDPACNPYLAFAVMLAAGLEGIRNKWEVPEPVEQNVYEMGEEERKARGINTLPENLHDAILLAEKSNLLREALGEHVFGKLIENKKREWDRFKAQVTKFELDEYLPVL; translated from the coding sequence ATGAAAGACAAAGAGTACATTCTGAAGACCGCACGAGACAACAAGGTCAGGTTCATCCGAATGTGGTTTACCGACGTTCTCGGCTTTCTGAAGAGCTTCGCCATCACCGCCGGCGAGCTAGAGAAGGCGCTGGACGAGGGCATGGGCTTCGATGGATCGTCCATCCAGGGTTTCGCACGTATTGACGAGAGCGACATGATCGCGATGCCGGATGTTTCCACCTTCCAGCTTCTGCCCTGGAGGTCGAAAGGAGAGGCTGCGGTAGCGCGCATCTTCTGCGATGTCGTCCAGCCGAACGGCGACCCCTACGAGGGTGATCCTCGCTACGTTCTGAAGAGGATACTCAAGACAGCGGCCGAGATGGGCTACACCTACTACGTCGGTCCGGAACTGGAGTACTTCTACTTCAAGAGCAGCAAGGGCGAGCCCGAAGGATTGGACGAAGGCGGATACTTCGACCTGACCCCCATGGACCTGGCCAGCGACCTTCGCCGGGACACTGTCATGATGCTCGAGGACATGGGAATCGAGGTCGAGTACAGCCACCACGAGGTTGCGCCCAGCCAGCATGAGATTGACCTGCGGTATACCGACGCGCTGACGATGGCCGACAACGCCATGACCTACCGCCTGGTGGTCAAGGAAGTGGCGCTCAAGTACGGGTACTACGCAACGTTCATGCCGAAGCCGGTCTTCGGCGAGAACGGAAGCGGGATGCACGTTCATCAGTCACTCTTCGAAGGCACGCGCAACGCCTTCTTCGACAAGAAGGACAAGTACCACCTCTCGAAGGTCGGAAAGCACTACATCGCAGGCCTGCTGAAGCACGCTCCAGAGATAACCCTGGTCACGAATCAATGGGTGAACTCGTACAAGCGCCTGGTCCCAGGGTACGAGGCACCGGTCTACGTCTCCTGGGCTCTCAGAAACCGCTCGGACCTGATCCGAGTTCCAGAATACAAGCCGGGCAAGGAGACCGCGACTCGGATCGAGTATCGGTCTCCCGATCCTGCCTGCAACCCATATCTCGCGTTTGCGGTGATGCTCGCGGCCGGATTGGAGGGCATCAGGAACAAGTGGGAAGTGCCAGAACCCGTCGAGCAGAACGTCTACGAAATGGGCGAAGAGGAGCGCAAGGCACGTGGGATCAACACACTGCCTGAGAACCTGCACGACGCCATTCTGCTTGCGGAGAAGAGCAACCTGCTTCGCGAAGCCCTTGGCGAGCACGTGTTCGGCAAGCTGATCGAGAACAAGAAGCGCGAATGGGATCGGTTCAAGGCTCAGGTCACCAAGTTCGAGTTGGACGAGTACCTGCCGGTGCTGTGA
- a CDS encoding SGNH/GDSL hydrolase family protein has translation MTLIEDDAVVLFQGDSITDAGRGRGNDPSLGTGYPNMIAAWFNATHPEKNVRFLNRGISGNRVTDLEARWKADCLDLKPTWLSILIGINDVWRRYDSSDPTSVEEYEDGYRRILTRVKEDTANPRLIVLEPFVLPTPPDRMAWREDLDPKIQAARSLAREFDAIYVPLDGIFAAASVAQPPAFWAGDGVHPTQPGHALIARKWLEAVKAL, from the coding sequence GTGACACTCATCGAGGACGATGCCGTAGTCTTGTTTCAGGGCGATAGTATAACCGACGCCGGACGTGGACGCGGGAATGACCCGAGCCTGGGTACAGGCTATCCGAACATGATTGCAGCCTGGTTCAACGCCACCCACCCTGAGAAGAACGTGCGGTTTCTCAACCGGGGGATCAGCGGCAATCGAGTGACGGACCTAGAAGCGCGCTGGAAAGCCGACTGTCTCGACCTGAAGCCGACCTGGCTCTCAATCCTGATCGGGATCAACGATGTATGGCGGAGGTATGACAGCAGCGACCCGACTTCAGTCGAGGAGTATGAGGACGGCTACCGGCGCATCCTGACCCGTGTCAAGGAGGATACCGCAAACCCGCGGCTCATCGTACTGGAGCCGTTCGTGCTGCCTACGCCGCCCGACCGAATGGCTTGGCGGGAAGACCTCGACCCGAAGATTCAGGCTGCGAGGAGCCTCGCACGGGAGTTCGATGCGATCTACGTCCCGCTCGACGGCATCTTCGCGGCGGCATCGGTCGCCCAGCCGCCCGCCTTCTGGGCCGGCGACGGGGTCCACCCCACCCAACCCGGCCACGCGCTCATCGCCCGCAAGTGGCTCGAAGCGGTCAAGGCTCTCTGA
- a CDS encoding glutamine synthetase, whose translation MKAREKVLKEARDRGVEFIRLWFTDVLGQLKSFAITSDELEGALTEGMGFDGSSITGYQDIQESDMIAMPDPETFCMLPWRPQEKGVARMFCDILEPDGKPYEGDPRYILRRALKEADDKGFKMFVGPELEYFYLKNSESTEILDHGGYFDLTPLDVATSLRRETILTLQEMGITVEYSHHEVAPSQHEIDLRYADALTMADNAMTYRLVVKEIAQKNGVYATFMPKPIFGQNGSGMHTHQSLFKNGHNAFFNASDPYSLSDTAKYYIAGMLKHSKEMSSILAQWVNSYKRLVPGYEAPVYIAWSQRNRSALVRVPHYKPGKENATRAELRCPDPACNPYLAFAVMLKAGLRGIEEKYELPEPMEKNLYHLSDSERKDLGIESLPSSLGEAIACTEGSELVRETLGDHAFERFIEVKKWEWDDFRIQVTGYELGRYLPVL comes from the coding sequence ATGAAAGCGAGAGAGAAGGTACTCAAGGAGGCAAGAGACAGAGGAGTCGAGTTCATCAGACTGTGGTTCACCGATGTACTGGGCCAGCTGAAGAGCTTTGCCATAACATCAGACGAACTCGAAGGCGCCCTGACCGAGGGGATGGGCTTCGACGGCTCGTCTATCACAGGATATCAGGACATCCAGGAAAGCGACATGATCGCGATGCCCGATCCTGAGACGTTCTGCATGCTGCCATGGAGGCCTCAGGAGAAGGGTGTCGCCAGGATGTTCTGCGATATCCTCGAACCAGACGGAAAGCCCTACGAAGGCGATCCGCGCTACATCCTGCGCAGAGCCTTGAAGGAAGCCGACGATAAGGGCTTCAAGATGTTTGTGGGCCCTGAGTTGGAGTACTTCTACCTCAAGAACTCCGAATCTACCGAGATTCTGGATCACGGCGGCTACTTCGATCTGACGCCCCTGGATGTCGCCACAAGCTTGCGCCGGGAGACGATCTTGACGCTTCAGGAGATGGGCATCACCGTGGAGTACAGCCACCATGAGGTTGCACCGAGTCAGCACGAGATTGACCTGCGCTACGCGGATGCTCTGACCATGGCCGACAATGCCATGACCTACCGGCTCGTCGTGAAGGAGATCGCGCAGAAGAACGGCGTCTACGCGACTTTCATGCCTAAGCCGATCTTCGGGCAGAACGGCAGCGGCATGCACACTCATCAGTCACTTTTCAAGAACGGCCATAATGCCTTCTTCAATGCGAGCGATCCCTACAGCCTGTCGGACACGGCGAAGTACTACATCGCAGGCATGCTGAAGCACTCGAAGGAGATGTCGTCCATCCTGGCCCAGTGGGTCAACAGCTACAAGCGGCTGGTCCCCGGATACGAGGCGCCGGTGTACATAGCGTGGTCGCAGAGAAACCGCTCGGCTCTGGTACGCGTCCCGCATTACAAGCCCGGCAAGGAGAACGCGACCCGCGCCGAACTGAGATGCCCGGACCCCGCGTGCAACCCATACCTCGCTTTCGCAGTAATGCTGAAGGCCGGGTTGAGAGGCATCGAGGAGAAGTACGAGTTGCCCGAGCCGATGGAGAAGAACCTGTACCACCTGAGCGACTCAGAGAGGAAAGACCTCGGCATCGAGAGCCTGCCTTCCAGCCTCGGTGAAGCGATCGCCTGCACTGAGGGAAGCGAACTGGTCCGCGAGACGCTCGGCGACCACGCGTTCGAGCGTTTCATAGAGGTCAAGAAGTGGGAATGGGATGACTTCCGGATCCAAGTCACCGGATACGAACTGGGCAGGTACTTGCCGGTGCTCTAG
- a CDS encoding RNA-binding protein, which produces MANKSLYVGNLSYSTTEEELKELFDAWGPVAEARIVQGRGFGFVDIPEENAQEAIDATTGKEFMGRTLTVNEARPRESGGGGGRGGYGGGGGGRGGRGGGGYGGGGGYGGGGGGRW; this is translated from the coding sequence TTGGCGAATAAGTCACTGTACGTCGGCAATCTGTCATACAGCACCACCGAGGAGGAGCTCAAGGAGCTTTTCGACGCGTGGGGACCGGTCGCGGAGGCACGAATAGTGCAGGGCCGCGGATTCGGTTTCGTGGACATTCCTGAGGAGAACGCTCAGGAGGCCATTGACGCGACCACCGGCAAGGAGTTCATGGGTCGCACGTTGACCGTGAACGAGGCTCGCCCGCGCGAGAGCGGCGGTGGCGGCGGTCGCGGCGGTTACGGCGGTGGCGGCGGCGGTCGCGGCGGTCGCGGTGGCGGCGGCTACGGCGGCGGCGGCGGCTACGGCGGTGGCGGCGGCGGTCGCTGGTAG
- a CDS encoding glutamate mutase L, producing MSKIRSVLATDCGSTTTKAILIEKQGEEYRLVVRGEAPTTVEAPFDDVTVGVVNATREVEELAGRPILKPDGCGVNTSPEGNSGVDIYLSTSSAGGGLQMTVAGVVKTMSAESAERAALGAGAIIIDVVAVDDGRKEYEKVQRIRELRPDMILMSGGTDGGTVTHLVEIGEMLLSADPRPRLGVGLKLPVIYAGNREAADAVGDIISAKVDLKIVDNLRPALDRENLGPAREAIHELFLQHVMQQAPGYGKLMTWTSAGIMSTPNAVGKIIQTIADLEKINVLAVDIGGATTDVFSVFGGVFTRTVSANLGMSYSICNVLAEAKIDNIVRWIPFEAEEGYVRNQLRNKMIRPTTIPQTLKDLYIEHAVAREALRLAFEHHKSLARELKGVQQDRLIDQALSQEATGKTLVDLMGLNMIVGSGGVLSHAPMREQSALMMLDAYQPEGVTMLAVDSIFMMPQLGVLSEHMPDAALQVFERDCLIKLGTAIAPVGACKEGGPGCTIRMDGSDIEIPAGTIRVFPLGVGEKREIEVLPNRSCDLGIGRGKPHKFEVEGGVVGLIVDARGRPLQLPSDPKERVRKLSDWYGAFGLPMME from the coding sequence ATGAGCAAGATACGATCCGTACTGGCTACCGACTGCGGAAGCACCACCACCAAGGCTATTCTCATCGAGAAGCAGGGCGAGGAGTACCGCCTGGTCGTGCGCGGCGAGGCTCCCACGACGGTAGAGGCGCCTTTCGACGACGTCACGGTCGGCGTGGTCAATGCCACCCGGGAGGTCGAGGAACTCGCAGGCCGTCCTATCCTGAAGCCGGACGGATGCGGCGTCAATACCTCCCCGGAAGGCAACTCCGGCGTAGATATCTATCTCTCGACGTCCAGCGCGGGAGGCGGACTTCAGATGACCGTCGCGGGCGTCGTGAAGACGATGAGCGCGGAGAGCGCCGAACGGGCGGCCCTGGGAGCGGGGGCCATCATTATAGACGTCGTGGCGGTTGACGACGGCCGCAAGGAATACGAGAAGGTCCAGCGCATCCGTGAGCTTCGCCCCGACATGATCCTGATGTCGGGCGGCACGGACGGCGGGACAGTGACCCACCTCGTCGAGATCGGCGAGATGCTTCTATCGGCCGATCCACGGCCGAGGCTCGGCGTCGGCCTGAAGCTGCCGGTCATCTACGCCGGCAACAGAGAGGCTGCGGACGCGGTCGGCGACATAATCAGCGCCAAGGTTGACCTGAAGATCGTTGACAACCTTCGTCCGGCGCTCGACCGCGAGAACCTCGGCCCGGCTCGCGAGGCGATACACGAGTTGTTCCTCCAACACGTCATGCAGCAGGCACCCGGGTACGGCAAGCTGATGACGTGGACGAGCGCAGGCATCATGTCCACCCCAAACGCCGTCGGCAAGATCATCCAGACGATAGCCGATCTCGAGAAGATCAACGTGCTGGCGGTTGACATCGGCGGCGCGACTACCGACGTCTTCTCCGTCTTTGGAGGAGTCTTCACCCGCACGGTGAGCGCAAACCTGGGTATGAGCTACTCGATCTGCAACGTCCTGGCAGAGGCGAAGATTGACAACATCGTACGCTGGATACCTTTTGAAGCCGAAGAGGGGTACGTTCGCAACCAGCTTCGAAACAAGATGATCCGCCCCACAACGATCCCTCAGACTCTGAAGGACCTCTACATCGAGCATGCGGTCGCCCGCGAGGCGCTCAGGCTCGCATTCGAGCACCACAAGTCGCTTGCCCGCGAGCTGAAGGGAGTCCAGCAGGACAGGCTCATTGACCAGGCGCTCAGCCAGGAGGCGACGGGCAAGACGCTCGTTGACCTGATGGGCCTGAACATGATCGTCGGCAGTGGGGGTGTGCTGAGCCACGCGCCGATGAGAGAGCAGAGCGCCTTGATGATGCTCGACGCGTACCAGCCCGAGGGAGTGACGATGCTGGCGGTGGACTCGATCTTCATGATGCCTCAGTTGGGTGTTCTTTCTGAGCACATGCCAGACGCGGCGCTCCAGGTCTTCGAGCGCGACTGCCTGATCAAGCTCGGGACGGCGATCGCGCCGGTCGGTGCGTGTAAAGAAGGTGGTCCGGGCTGCACGATCCGCATGGACGGCTCGGACATCGAGATCCCTGCGGGGACGATCCGTGTCTTCCCGCTTGGAGTGGGTGAGAAAAGGGAGATCGAGGTTCTGCCCAACCGATCGTGCGATCTCGGGATCGGGCGCGGAAAGCCGCACAAGTTCGAGGTCGAGGGCGGAGTCGTCGGCCTGATCGTTGATGCCCGCGGACGACCACTACAGCTTCCGTCCGATCCGAAGGAGAGGGTCAGGAAGCTCAGTGACTGGTACGGTGCCTTCGGGCTACCGATGATGGAGTAG
- a CDS encoding Glu/Leu/Phe/Val dehydrogenase, whose product MATTNPFEIAQAQLDAAAAKLNLDPGIHAVLREPMREMHVSLPVKMDDGRVKVFKGFRVQYNDARGPNKGGIRFHPDETIDTVRALAAWMTWKCAVVDIPLGGGKGGVICNPKEMSDGELERLSRAYIGQVGRIIGPEKDIPAPDVYTNPQTMAWMMDEFSKQRGYYSPGVITGKPIPLGGSAGRGDATARGGMYTVREAAKYLGVNLAKATAAVQGYGNAGYYAAKLVAELFGTKVIAVTDSRGGIMNEAGLDADDVLAHKNSTGSVVGFKGSKPISNEAVLELDVDVLFPSALENVITDENASRIKAKISAELANGPQTPEADALLHKKGVFFIPDFLCNAGGVTVSYFEWVQNLHSFYWEESEVHEKLDKKMTRAFHDVLAMSLEHKVDMRIAAYMVAIQRVAEAMKLRGWV is encoded by the coding sequence ATGGCTACGACCAACCCATTCGAGATCGCACAGGCTCAGCTCGACGCTGCGGCCGCCAAGCTCAACCTGGATCCCGGAATACACGCGGTTCTGCGCGAGCCGATGCGCGAAATGCACGTGTCTCTACCCGTCAAGATGGACGACGGGAGGGTTAAGGTCTTCAAGGGATTCCGCGTTCAGTACAACGATGCTCGCGGCCCGAACAAGGGCGGCATCAGATTTCATCCCGATGAGACGATAGACACCGTGCGCGCGCTTGCCGCGTGGATGACGTGGAAGTGCGCCGTCGTGGATATTCCGCTCGGCGGTGGCAAAGGCGGAGTCATCTGCAACCCGAAAGAGATGTCCGATGGAGAGCTCGAGAGACTCAGCCGCGCATACATCGGCCAGGTCGGCCGAATCATCGGCCCGGAGAAGGATATCCCCGCGCCGGATGTATACACTAACCCGCAGACGATGGCCTGGATGATGGACGAGTTCAGCAAGCAGCGTGGGTACTACTCACCGGGCGTCATCACCGGCAAGCCCATTCCGCTCGGCGGATCAGCGGGCCGTGGCGATGCGACTGCTCGCGGCGGTATGTACACCGTTCGCGAGGCCGCCAAATACCTCGGCGTCAATCTCGCCAAGGCGACAGCGGCTGTTCAGGGCTACGGCAACGCGGGCTACTATGCCGCCAAGCTTGTGGCTGAGCTGTTCGGCACAAAGGTCATCGCAGTGACCGACTCGCGCGGCGGTATCATGAACGAGGCCGGTCTTGACGCCGACGATGTATTGGCGCACAAGAACTCCACCGGTTCGGTAGTTGGGTTCAAGGGGTCAAAGCCGATATCGAACGAGGCGGTCCTCGAACTCGACGTGGATGTACTGTTCCCGTCGGCGCTCGAGAACGTGATCACGGATGAGAATGCGTCGAGGATCAAAGCGAAGATCTCCGCCGAGCTGGCAAATGGTCCTCAGACGCCGGAAGCCGACGCGTTGCTGCACAAGAAGGGGGTGTTCTTCATCCCGGACTTCCTCTGCAACGCGGGCGGCGTGACTGTGTCCTACTTCGAGTGGGTGCAGAACCTCCACTCCTTCTACTGGGAGGAGAGCGAGGTTCACGAGAAGCTCGACAAGAAGATGACGAGGGCGTTCCACGACGTGCTGGCGATGAGCCTTGAGCACAAGGTGGATATGCGCATCGCGGCCTACATGGTGGCGATTCAGCGTGTGGCGGAAGCCATGAAGCTACGCGGCTGGGTGTAG
- a CDS encoding alginate lyase family protein, giving the protein MFSWHGLALVIGLGALMLASNAGASDLRPRVLLNSQELVRLREEVKKDGWKKDLYHTTPNPYALSLGQGIKADADLWLDREIVIPGRSGHFHNFFCDDGNQLEVPSDMKEHPEGYKCPVCGKVYQGERYDGGIRWWEHNMLSRGAFALALTYAIEGDARYAEKAVEILSKYADAYPGPHTSAVEGGIMYQSLCESVWSIPLAWAYDLTYDPSAMTPELREKIEGKLFRPVAAGLKAMGIGGNWGSWHLSATGVIGYAIGDQELIDYAVTSFKSQIANQLGDDGLWPESVHTYHFYPLGAFLYLAEAAWQSGTDLFHWEAKPGKSLKAMFTSPLGYMYPDTRLPAINDGWFNSFLPLDQYELAYLRTGDPEIGWALREGYLAQNAKRAGLWAFLKGDGFECECPKPELRSTNFPVLGIATLRSDDKSMLTFDYGPYLGHGQPDKMGITLWANGKLWVADYGTCGYGSPALAWYRSTAGHNTVIVDGKNQAGTKERKLNCFEGDELFEVAEAETEEAYPGVVHGRTVIRVGGYYVMLDRLTSDSEHTYDWLLRSEGDLRMGLIPSDTSDAPEYAFVDSVRTHSADGKWQARWDLGGQGLGLFMLDQGTYTVASAKCPAETTNHRVPLIISRKTGKSAEFTSVLYPYDGKLYVVCDVEHGLVKVIHDGLTDWIYVGQAEQGSPLTTDGRFALVRVKDGQPLLTRVVGGKTVEWKP; this is encoded by the coding sequence ATGTTCTCCTGGCATGGACTCGCGCTCGTCATCGGACTCGGCGCATTGATGCTCGCGTCGAATGCCGGCGCCTCCGACTTAAGACCCCGGGTTCTACTGAACTCCCAGGAGTTGGTCCGCCTACGTGAGGAGGTCAAGAAGGACGGCTGGAAGAAGGACCTCTATCACACCACTCCGAATCCCTATGCGCTCAGCCTCGGGCAGGGCATCAAGGCCGACGCCGACTTGTGGCTAGACCGCGAGATCGTCATCCCCGGGCGGAGCGGCCATTTCCACAACTTCTTCTGTGACGACGGCAACCAGCTCGAAGTCCCCTCGGACATGAAAGAGCATCCCGAGGGCTACAAATGCCCCGTCTGCGGCAAGGTCTACCAGGGCGAGCGATACGACGGCGGCATCCGATGGTGGGAGCACAACATGCTCTCCCGAGGCGCCTTCGCCCTCGCGCTGACCTACGCCATCGAGGGTGACGCACGATATGCGGAGAAGGCGGTCGAGATCCTGTCGAAGTATGCCGACGCCTACCCCGGACCGCACACGTCGGCGGTCGAGGGCGGCATCATGTATCAATCGCTCTGCGAGTCGGTCTGGTCTATCCCTCTTGCCTGGGCCTACGACCTCACCTACGACCCCTCGGCGATGACTCCCGAACTGCGGGAGAAGATCGAGGGCAAGCTCTTCCGTCCGGTCGCAGCGGGACTGAAGGCGATGGGCATCGGCGGCAACTGGGGATCGTGGCATCTCTCGGCGACCGGCGTGATCGGATATGCGATCGGCGACCAGGAGCTGATTGATTACGCGGTGACGAGCTTCAAGTCGCAGATTGCCAATCAACTCGGCGACGACGGACTCTGGCCGGAGTCGGTGCACACATACCACTTCTATCCGCTCGGCGCGTTCCTCTACCTCGCGGAGGCGGCATGGCAGAGCGGGACCGACCTATTCCACTGGGAGGCCAAGCCGGGCAAGAGCCTCAAGGCGATGTTCACATCGCCGCTCGGATACATGTATCCCGACACGCGCCTGCCCGCGATCAACGACGGCTGGTTCAACTCGTTCCTCCCGCTCGATCAGTATGAGCTGGCCTACCTCCGGACCGGCGATCCGGAGATCGGCTGGGCGCTCCGGGAGGGCTATTTGGCGCAGAACGCGAAGCGCGCCGGGTTGTGGGCATTCCTGAAGGGCGACGGATTCGAGTGCGAGTGCCCGAAGCCGGAACTCCGCTCGACTAACTTCCCCGTCCTTGGCATCGCGACGCTTCGCTCGGACGACAAGAGCATGCTGACCTTCGACTACGGCCCCTACCTCGGCCACGGCCAGCCTGACAAGATGGGGATCACGCTCTGGGCGAACGGGAAGCTGTGGGTCGCGGACTACGGGACGTGTGGATACGGCTCACCTGCGCTGGCGTGGTACAGGTCCACGGCGGGCCACAACACGGTGATCGTCGATGGGAAGAACCAGGCCGGCACGAAGGAACGGAAGCTGAACTGCTTCGAGGGGGACGAGTTATTCGAGGTGGCTGAAGCCGAGACCGAGGAGGCGTATCCCGGCGTGGTTCACGGGCGCACCGTCATCCGTGTGGGCGGGTACTACGTAATGCTCGACCGCCTCACCAGCGACTCTGAACATACCTATGACTGGCTCCTCCGCTCCGAGGGCGACCTGCGCATGGGGCTCATCCCATCCGATACGTCCGACGCGCCGGAATACGCCTTCGTGGACTCGGTCAGGACACACTCGGCGGACGGCAAGTGGCAGGCCAGATGGGACCTCGGCGGGCAGGGGCTCGGGCTCTTCATGCTCGACCAGGGGACGTACACCGTCGCCTCCGCGAAGTGTCCCGCCGAGACGACGAACCACAGGGTCCCGCTGATCATCTCGCGGAAGACGGGGAAGTCGGCTGAGTTTACCTCGGTGCTCTACCCGTACGATGGGAAGCTCTATGTGGTCTGCGACGTGGAGCACGGGCTCGTGAAGGTGATACACGACGGGTTGACCGACTGGATCTACGTCGGCCAGGCGGAGCAGGGGAGTCCGCTCACGACGGACGGCCGGTTCGCGCTCGTCCGCGTCAAGGACGGCCAACCGCTCCTCACCCGTGTCGTCGGCGGGAAGACAGTGGAGTGGAAGCCGTAG
- a CDS encoding response regulator transcription factor has translation MASVASALIRAGHTTETCASNDDAILEILERLTPEIVILDGSTTDRQPSEIRKLLATECNLQEVLLVFVTTEDSASKIELSGIDDFLIAPYTPGHVVARIRLILWRTKNIDGDQAVKVGRLVIDLGNYEITLDGVPIEMTFKEYELLKFLATHQGRVFTREALLDHVWGYDYYGGTRTVDVHVRRIRSKLGTESENLIETVRNVGYRFAG, from the coding sequence ATGGCGTCCGTCGCGAGCGCACTGATCCGTGCCGGACACACGACGGAGACCTGCGCATCCAATGACGACGCCATCCTCGAAATACTCGAACGCCTCACGCCCGAGATTGTGATCCTGGACGGTTCGACCACAGATCGGCAACCGAGTGAGATACGCAAACTCCTCGCAACAGAGTGCAATCTGCAGGAAGTCCTCCTAGTTTTCGTTACCACCGAGGACAGCGCCTCCAAGATCGAACTGAGCGGAATTGACGACTTTCTGATCGCACCCTACACGCCGGGCCACGTCGTCGCGCGTATCCGACTGATCCTGTGGCGGACAAAGAACATTGACGGCGACCAAGCAGTCAAGGTCGGACGCCTGGTGATTGACCTCGGGAACTACGAGATAACGCTCGACGGCGTACCGATCGAGATGACCTTCAAAGAATATGAACTGCTCAAGTTCCTCGCCACTCATCAAGGTCGGGTCTTCACCCGTGAGGCCCTTTTGGACCACGTCTGGGGCTATGATTACTACGGCGGCACGCGCACGGTGGACGTCCACGTCCGGCGGATTCGCTCCAAGCTCGGCACAGAGAGCGAGAACCTGATCGAGACGGTTCGGAATGTGGGATACCGCTTCGCCGGGTGA